Below is a genomic region from Novipirellula caenicola.
GCCTTTGCCGTTTGTGAATCGGATTTGCTGATAGTACTCGACGGTCGCCCCATCGTCGCCTCGCACGACGTGCGATCCCGTGGCAGACTGGTCGCTGATCTTCAGTTTTACTTCCACCATGTTCGAAGCGATGCTGGACCATGTCCCGTCTTCGTTGGATTCCAACCGTTTGACCTTCTCAGCTTCGATGTAGAACACCGAAACTCGTTTAAGTTTTCCTAGCGGATCAATCAGGTTGGCTTTGAAGTTGAGTTCGACTCGATCATCTTCTTTGGCTTTCCGCTCGATGGACATCGCCCCAACACGACCGTCTAACATGGCGAGGACACTTTCGCACGGGATGCCAATACCGATTTGAGTTCCTAAAACCGTGGCCACAGAAACTCCCATCAACGATCCATCGGCAAAGACGATGGGACCACCGGAGTTTCCCGGATTGATGTCACCATCGACTTGGACCTGTCCGATCACGCCAAAGTCGTCGGTATGGATACTCGATATCGAACCTTTGCCGATGGTCACACTGGGTCCGCGTTGGTTCGTTGATAACGCATTGCCAAAGGGATAACCAAGGATGAAGACCGGAACGGTTTCGCGGATTTGGTTCGTAGAGATCAGCTTGATCGGATCGGGAAGATTGTCGTTCTTGATCCGCAATACGGCCAAATCACGCGAACGATCTTCGCTGAGAACTTCGGCGGGCATGGTGATCCGATTAGCCGAACCACTGTTGAAATCGACTTCGACCGTTCGAGGACTGGTTCCATGCTGCTGGACAACGTGCTGATTGGTCACGATGTAACCCCACTGCCCGACCTTTCCCATCAGAAACCCAGAACCCGTTCTGCCAAAACGCCCTGTTTCAACTCGAACGTAAACGGTTGCTTTTTTGAGTGCATCAAGTCGATCGGCGGGAATGGCTTCTTGCGCGATTCCGCTGCTGCCTGCAAGAACACAGCAAAGACAAATGATTAAAAGAGCCGCTTTCGCAATCCAATCCTTCCAAACCACGCGTGTCATACCAAATCGATCTTCAAAAGAGGCAACGGACTGGAAAAACAGTGGCAAACCTAAAGGCTAAGTGCCCGCTCTGGGACTGTCAATCGAAAGCCCCTTGACCGCGATGAAGCCACCAAGCCCTGAATCCTGCGTCGCAGTGTTGATAGGCCTGAAAAGATACGATCGAGGCATCATCCGACACGATGGTGCGCCGACGATGCTCGAACGCTTAGCGAATCGACTCTTCGGGCAACCCCGACTGGATGCCTTCGTCAATCGGCATGCTGTCAGGCTCGCCATCGCCGCTGGCGGCGATCAAACGATCCAGCTCTGCACGAAGCCTTTTGACTGTACCCGCATATTCCGCGACGTTGATCAGATTCGTGTCTTCTTCGGGGTCGACCGATAAATCGTACAGTTCCGCCATGTGACGATCAGGCGATCCGTCACCGTGCGGGTAGCGAATGTATTTCCAGCGGTCGGTTCGCAGCGCCCGAACATTCGGTGTGTAAGGAAACTGGCTTTCATAGTTGTATTCATAATACAAACTGGTTCGCCAATCCGACGTGTCGCCTTGTGCCAAACGCTTCCAGCTTGCCCCGTGCACCTTTTCCAGCGGCTCAGCGTGGCAGATATCCAAAATCGTGGGCGCAAAATCAATCGTCGCGGTTAACTGCGGAATCACGCGAGGCTGTTTGGTTAGCCCTGGGTAACGGACCACCAACGGAATCCGGATCGAAGGTTCATGTCCGGTCCGTTTGTCGACCATCCCATGTTCGCCCTCCAATAGCCCATTGTCCGAGGTAAAGATCACCAGCGTGTTGTCGAGTTCGCCACGCTCTTCGAGAAACTGATACAAACGTCCGACGCTGTCGTCGACCGACAATAGCGTTCCCCAATAAGCACGGACCATGCGAGCAAAATCCTTCACTGCCTCGGGACTTTTGTCGGGAAACTGTTTTCGCCAATCGAACAGCGGTCCATAGATTCCATGCCAAGTATCGAGTCGCTTTTGAAACCACGCCGGCTTGTCACTCAAATTGAATGCACTTTTGGGATACTGCACATCCACATCGTCGAACGTTTTTTGATACTTCTCTTCGGGAAAGTAGAAGCTGTGCGGTGCCTTGTGCCCGACCATCATCAACCACGGCTTGTCCGAGTCGCGGTCTCCGATCCAGTCCAGTGCCATGTCGGTCACGACGGTGGTGTAGTAACCTTTGACGACGCGGCGGTCGTTGCCATTGAAATTGAACTCGGTGTCAAAGTAACTGCCTTGACCTTTATGCGTTACGAAATGGTCAAACCCGGGCCGCGGCATGTCATTGCCTTCGCCCATATGCCATTTGCCGACGTAGGCGGTCTCGTAGCCCGTGTCCTGCAAACGCAGCGGAAAGCTGGTCATGTCCGACGGGTATTCGGTGAAGTTATTCGTAACTCCATGGGTGTGAGCGTAAAGCCCACTCAGGATCGAAGCACGACTGGGCGAACAGAGGCTGGTGGTGCAAAAATGGTTTTTGAACAGCAATCCCTCGTCGGCCAAGCGGTCGATATTTGGCGTTTTCAGATGAGGGTGCCCCATACAACTGAGTGCGTCATAGCGTTGATCGTCGGTCAAGATGAAAAGCACGTTGGGTCGTTTGGGTTCCGCCGCGTCTTTCGCATCGCTGCGGACGGCGGTCAGTAGGGTCAGTGCAATAACGGGAACGGCGACGAGAATACGAAGCAAGGTCACGATAAGCTTTCGCTGAAAAGGGGAATCGGGGGAGTGTGTTGGGGAGGCGTCTATTGTAGTCGCACGGGATGGATGCATCATCCGGGCGAATTACACGGGCCAAAACTTGAGTTCGCGAGCTAGGGGAACCGTCGCTCGAGCGTCTTGCTGTCTTCGAGGTGCCGGGGTTTTTCGTGGTGGGATCTTTAGCAAGATCCACTACCGGGGAACAACGTAGATGCTGCTTTTGCACAAGGATCTTTAGCAAGATCCACTACGGGAGGACAACGCAGGCAACACACTCGCACAGGGATCTTTAGCAAGATCCACTACGAGAGAGTGAGTTTGACGCGGATATGGCGGCGGAGCGGAAACCGATTTTCAGCGATTTAGGCGATAATGTCCTTCACCACTTTTCCGTGCACGTCGGTCAAACGGTAGTCACGCCCGCTGTAGCGGTACGTCAACCGCTCATGGTCTAGTCCCATCAAGTGCAAGACCGTCGCGTGCAAGTCGTGGACGTGCACACGATCTTCGATGGCGGTCAGCCCAAATTCGTCGGTCGATCCGTAGCTGATTCCGCCTTTCACACCGCCGCCTGCCATCCAGGTGGTAAAGCCATAGTGATCGTGGTCGCGTCCCTTTTGGCCTTCGGAGGTCGGGGCACGGCCAAATTCGCCTCCCCAAATCAGCAAGGTCTCTTCAAAGAGCCCGCGTTGCTTCAAATCCTTGATCAGCGCCGCGATCCCTTGATCACATGCCACCGCCAACTTTCGATGGCCGTCGACGATATTGCCGTGCCCGGTGTCCCATGCGATATCGTAGCCGTCGATCGAATGAGAGAGCTGGACGGTGCGAACGCCACGTTCGATCAACCGCCGCGCCAACAGGCAACCTTTCGCATATTCGCTGTCGCCGTACATCTCGAGCGTTTGCTTCGACTCCTGGCTTGTATCAAACGCATCCGGAACGGCGAACTGCATGCGAAACGCCATCTCCATCGTCTGGATGCTCGCTTCGAGCTGCTGGTCTTGTCGCTGACGCTCCAAATCGATTTGGTTCAGCCGTGTCAGCAAATCGGCCTGCTGACGCTGGCCCGCCTTGGGCAACCAACCGTTTTTCAGATCGTCCAAAATTCGATCGGGCTGCATTTCGTGAATGTTGACGTAGGTGCCGGTGTAGGCGCCTGGCAAAAACGCATTGCCCCAATTCGCTAGTTTGTTGCGTGGTTGAGCTCGAGGACTCATCGCCACAAATCCCGGCAAGTCTTGATTCTCAGTCCCCAAGCCATAGACCAACCATGATCCCATGCTGGGACGACTCGGCTGCAGATGACCGGCGTTCATCATCATCATCGCACCGGCATGCTCGGGAATGTCGGTATGCATCGAATGGATGAAACAAATATCGTCAACACACTCGGCGACGTGCGGAAAAATCTCGCTAACATGTTTGCCGCATTGACCGTACTGTTTGAACGAGTACGGCGACGGCATCAGCCCCATCTTGGTATTCCGCAGTGATTTTCGATCGACCATGGCCGGCCGCTGCCCCGCGAACTTCGCGAGCTGCGGCTTGTAATCAAACGTGTCCACCTGAGACGGGCCACCCGGCATGAACAACTGAATCACATGCTTGGCCTTAGGGGCAAAGTGCGGCAATTTCGGTGATAGCGGCGAAGCGGATACGGCCGATCCCGATGCCGCTTCCGCCTGGGCGACCACACTTGCCAACGCCATCGAGCCAAACCCCGCGCCCATTTTGCGAAGCGCATCGCGGCGGCTCAGCACCGGCATCGGATCATAGTGAAACATCTTCAATTACCTCACAAACATGAATTCATTGGAACTCAGCAGGACCTGAGCGTAGCGATCCCAACGCGACAGCGGATTCGCATCCTCGGGACTGGAAAGAAACTGAAGCCCGAGCCGTAATTCCATCGGCTCGGGACTGCGACAGTACAACAAATCGTAAGCATGCTCGATCCGCGCCGCGTCGGATTCACTTGCAGTCGCCAGCAACGCCACCAGCGATTTCGCTCGCTCGACCATAAAGCGGCTATTCATCAAAAACAGATACTGCTGTGGCACAATGCTGCTGGGTCGCTGCGCCACGGTCGCTCGCATCAGCGGAAAATCAAATCGACGCAAGAAACGATCCGACTCAAAGACGTCGCCGTTGCGGCTGACTTTCGCGTACAGCGTCCGGCGTTTGTTCTGGGTGACATCCGCAATCGAGGGCCCCCCCAGCGACGTATCGAGTTCACCGGTCACCGCCAATAGCGAATCACGCCACGCTTCGACGTCCATTCGCCGAGGACTCATTCGCCACAGCAATCGATTGTCGCCGTCGGCTACAAATGACTGTTCATCAAACCTGCTGCTGAGCTGGTAGGTGGCCGAAGTCATGATTTGGCGATGCAGCGATTTCAGTGACCAACCGCCCGAGATAAACTCACTAGCCATCCAATCCAATAACTCAGGATGCGTCGGAGATTCACCGAGCGTGCCAAAGTTACTGGGTGTGCGGACCAACCCCGCACCAAAATGATGCATCCACACGCGATTGACAAACACGCGAACCGTTAAAGGGTTTTCGGGATCAACGATCGCATCGGCAAGGCCCGCGCGTCCGCTGCCGCTGGTAAATCGATCCTGTTCTTTGCCCGACAACAGCCGCAAAAAACGACGCGGTGCGACGTCACCGGTTCGGCGAAGATTGCCTCGCAATGCGACTTTCATATCGCCGTCACCCGTGTCATGTAACGTATGCGCGATTTCGTAGCCGGGGGGAGCGTTCTGTTTTAAATCCGTTAATTCCGCCTGCCACTCGTCCAACTGCGATTGCTCTTCGGAGGTCGCATCACGTTTATCATCTTCGATTTTTTTATTGAGCTGGTTGAGCTGTTTTTGCAGCTCGTTGACTTTGCGTTGGTGAGCGTCAAAACGCTTGACCACGTCGCCGGATGCGAGCGGCATGTCCCGCACCGCCGTGTTATTAAAAACCCCGGCGAGCGAATAGTAATCCTGTTGCGGGATCGGATCGAATTTGTGGTCATGACAACGGGCACAGGCTCCGGTGATTCCCAGTAAGCCTCGCGTGAGCGTATCGATGCGGTCGTCCAGCGTTTCGCCTTTGGCCTGAGCGACGCTGTCGGGATCGCCACCGTCGGATCGATAGGTTGGGCCAAGTGCGAAGAAACCCGTCGCGATTGCTTCGGAATAGTCGCCGTTTTGATCGCCCGCAATTTGCAAACGAATGAATTCGTTGATTGGCATATCTTGATTCAGCGCATCAACAACCCAGTCGCGATAACGCCATGCGGCGTCAAGCGGTTTGTTGTCCAGAAAACCACCCTGCCCATCGCTGTATCGAGCGACGTCCAACCAATGGCGACTCCAACGTTGGCCATACATCGGCGAAGCGAGCAGTTCGTCGACCAGCGACTCGACCGCGTCTTGCCGATCCATCGCCGATGACGCAACAAACGACTGCACTTGTTCTGGCGTAGGCGGAACGCCAATCAGATCGATGTAAATGCGGCGGACTAGAATCTCGGGTTCTGCGATCGCCACCGCATCGAGCCCCGCCGCGGCCCGACGTGCGACAACAAAGTTGTCAATCGGATTGACCACGAGGCTCGGGTCCACCGCAGGAATTTCCGGCCGCTGCACAGGCTGCCACGCCCAATGGCTCTGCCGAGCGGAATCCCAATCGAACGAGGACCAATCGGTCCCGGTCGCGATCGGGACTCCCGGCGACGAGGTGACTTGAGGCCAAGGAGCTCCCATTTCGACCCATCGCGTCAACGCATCAATCTGACGCTGGTCCAATTTGCGGTCCGGCGGCATCTCGCTCGCTTCGTAGTTCACCGATTGGATCAGCAAACTTTCGGAGGGCTTGCCCGGCACCACTGCGGCTCCCGATTCGCCGCCTCGCAAAATTGCTTCACGGCTATCGACGTACAGACCGGCCTCCACCTCGAGTGCATCGGTGCTGTGACAATCGAAACAGTGCTGGACCAATAGCGGTCGGATCTGCGTTTCGAAAAATTCGATCTGTTCGGGTGCAAACGATGGAGGACCGTCGACAATCTCGGCCGCATCGAGCGGGACAACCAGCGACAGCCCGCTGAATAGCAAGCCATGCAATAGCGCAAGAATTGACGGTAAAAAACGCATCAGACAGGTTCAAAGGTGGGAAGGGAGGGCGAGCGAGGGTGGGCGTGAGGCGGCGATGCGACCAAGCGTGCATATTTGCTTGCAGAGGGTCGTTGTCCGCCAAAGGCCTGTCCCTCATCATAACCGAGCGACACGGGATCGGCGTGGATTTTCGCAGCATCAACAGTATTGTCGCAAACTTGCCAATGTCCCGCAACGTTTTGCCGACCGTGGAGGCGAATTCGATTACGCTGGACCCCAAAATACTCCATAGACTGCACAAAGGCGAGCTGACCCATGTTCTATCGTTTCCATTTCCTCCTAGCCGTGATCGCATGCAGTGGTGTGGCCACGGTGGGATTGGCCCAAGACAACAGCGGCGGTGATCACGTGATCGTTCTAACTGACACTGAAACGAACACGCGAACCGAGAGTTTGCGAATCACATCCAAAGACTTCGCTGACGTGTTGCCGCAGAATTCACCTGCATGGTCCGTTGAAAAAACGACACTGCACGGAGGCAAACAGGAGGGCTGCGAACTGGTCACGATCGATAACGGTGTCCTGGAAATCGTCGTGGTTCCGACGCGAGGCATGAGTGTGTTGCGAGTCACCAAAAAAGCGAACTCGAATGAACCTGATTCCACAGCCGCACGGTTCGGTTGGGACTCGCCCGTCAAAGAGGTGATTCATCCGCAATACATCAATCTCGAAAGCCGAGGCGGCCTTGGATGGTTGGAAGGATTCAACGAGTGGATGGTTCGCTGCGGATTGGAGTACGCCGGACATCCCGGCAAGGACGTGTTCACCAACAACGTGGGCGACAAGGTCGAGATGGATCTGACGCTGCACGGCAAGATCGGAAACATTCCCGCGTCAAAGGTCACCGTCACGGTCGATCGCGAAGCTCCTCATCGCATCCGGCTGCAAGGCATCGTCAACGAACGAATGTTCTACGGTCCGAAACTCGAGTTGATCACCGAGATTTCGGTAGTTCCGGGCGAGCCGTCCTTGCGGATCACCGACACGTTGGTCAATCACGGTGCTGACGAGCAAGAATTCCAGCTGATCTATCACACCAATTTTGGCACGCCGCTGTTAGAGAAAAACGCTCGCACCGTGGTCGCAGCCGAGAAGGTCGAACCGATGAACGAGAACGCCGCGAAATCGATCGATCAATATGCAAGCTACCAAGCTCCGACCAAAGGGTTCATCGAAGAGGTCTATTTGGTGTATCCGATCGCGGACGCGAGCGGACGCACCCAAACAATGCTGGTCAACGCCGCCGGCGACCAAGCAGCCTCGGTCGCATGGAATACGTCACAGTTGCCTTACTTGACGATTTGGAAGAACACCGCCGCCGAAGCGGATGGTTACGTGACCGGAATCGAACCGGGCACCGGATTCCCATTTAATCGCAACATCGAACGCCATTTTGGCCGCGTGCCCAAACTTGCCCCCGGCCAATCACGCCGTTTTGAATTGGAGTACGGTTTCCACAGCGGGGCCGAAGCGGTGAACAAAATGGAAGCCGAAATCCGAACATTGCAAACGGCCTCGGTGGTGCTGGAAGAGAAATCGCCCACGCTGCCGTCGCCGTAGCCAGCAATCCGCGGGAACGCCGAGAGAGACCGCCAATTAAGACATTGGCGCGTAACTTGCTTCGCTGGGGACGCCACTTGAAGCTCTTATCTCAATCGGCACCGGATCCTGCTATGCCCGATCGCACTGAAGTCAAACGCCGCGAATTTCTCAAGAATGTTGGAGTGGCGTCGGCTACTTCGGTGGTCCTCAGCGAAGCGAACGCGGCGGTGGCCGCTGAGACGACAACCGATGTCGATGTGACCGCCAATCGACCAACTGTCACCATTCAGTTCAAGCTGAACGGTAAATCCAAAAAAGTGACGATCGACGCTCGCACCACGCTGGTGGACCTGCTTCGCGAGGATCTGCAGCACTTCGGAACAAAGAAGGGCTGCGATCATGGAGCTTGTGGCGCGTGCACGGTTCACATCAATGGTCGACGCGTGCTGTCCTGCCTAACCTTGGCTGCCACGGTCGACCAAACCGAGATCAAGACGATCGAAGGAGTGGCCAGCGGCGAAAATCTGCATCCAATGCAACAAGCGTTCTTACGCTGCGATGCCTATCAGTGCGGTTATTGCACGCCGGGACAAATCATGTCGGGCATCGCTTGTGTCGACGAAGGCCATGCGACTGGATCGAGCGAGGAGACCCGCGAATGGATGAGCGGAAACTTGTGCCGCTGCAGTGCTTATCCCAACATCCTAGCGGCCGTCCGCCAAGTCGCCGGCAGTGAACCGGAAAGCGATCCCGCCTCCGGCGTTGTCGTGATTTCGGATGCATCCTCATCGGACTCTTCCACATCGAAGGAGCAGTCATGATTCCATTCCAGTTCGAGCGTCCTGCGTCCATTGCTGAAGCGGGACGACAACTGCAAGCCGAAGGAACGATGCTGCTCGGTGGCGGCACGACGTTGCTAGACTTGATGAAACTCAACGTGCTGACGCCTTCTCGGCTTAGCTTCGTCAAGCCGCTGTTAGACGACAGCGTCTCGGTGCAACAATCGAAACTTGTGATCGGGGCCGGTTGCACGATGAGCCAACTTGCCGACGACGAGGCTGTCAAAGACTCGCTCGCGGCAGTGCGTCAATCGCTGATTTTGGCGGCGTCGCCCCAAATCCGAAACATGGCAACGCTCGGCGGCAATCTACTGCAGCGAACACGTTGCACCTACTTTCGCCATCCCGACATGCCGCTCAATCCCGAGGGAGACGCGGAATTGAAGTTTGACACGCCCGGGGTCGAAACCTCGATGATGGCGGTCCTCGGCAATAACGGCCGGCTTGTCGGCGTCTACCCCGGTGACTTTGCCGTCACCTTGGTCGCCTTCGCAGGACAAGTGCGGGTAACGGGTCGCGAGGGCGACCGAACAATCGATGCAAGGTCTTTCTACCATCTGCCAAACAAAACGGAATTCCAGTATTCAACGGCACTGGATCGCGGCGAAGTGATTACCGCGATTGAGCTGCCGATTTCGGCCACCCTGCGAAACAGCATCTACTTAAAAGTCCGCGAGCGTAGCAGCTATGCATTTGCGTTGGCTAGCGCGTCGGTCGGTATCGAACTTGACGGCGATGGAAGCTCGGCAACGATCAAAACGGCCAACGTTGGTCTTGGAGGACTGGGTTCGATTCCCTGGCATAGCCCCGAAGCGGAAAACGCGTTAATCGGTCAACCCGCCACGGACAACACCTTCGAGCGAGCGGCCGACGCCGCGCTGGCCAACGCGAACCCGCCACCAGGAACACAATACAAAGTCCGGCTCGCTAAAAGGACGCTTGTTCGAGCCTTAAAAATCCTCCGCGACCACGGACCACTTAACGATCAAGAACTTTGGGCAATGCAACACGGACGAGGTGTGCAGTGACGAATTATACGAGCTTAGATTTGCAGGGTCCGGTTGGAAAACCACTTGTCCGAGTCAGCGGCCGCGAGAAAGTCACGGGCACGGCCACGTTCACAGCCGAGTGGCCAATCGAAAACATGTTGCACGTCGTCGCGGTTCCGTCGACGATCCCGCACGGCACGGTTCGCGAGATTGACTCAAGCGACGCAGAAAAGATGTCCGGAGTGCGGCTGGTCATCACGCCCGAAAATGTGCCTGAGTTTACGCGGGTCCAATCCGGCTCGGAAACCAATTTTGCCACCACGGTGGCTTCTTCGCTGTTTCCCGCCGCTGAGAAAGAGGTGTTTCACGCAGGGCAATACATGGCCGCCGTCGTGGCGGAATCATTCACCGCAGCGCGTGATGCGGCGCTACAAGTGAAATTAAAATACGAAACCAAACCGCACGTCACGGATATCGATCAAGCGCAAGCGGACGAACGTCCAGAAAAACTGATGGGGGCGCCGGCGGTGATCACCATCGGTGACGCGGAACAGGCATTGCAAGAAAGTGAGGTGGTGGTTGATCACGAATACCCATTGATTGGCAACCATCACAATCCAATCGAAATGCATGCGGCGATCGCGCACTGGACCACCCAAAACAACAAACCGTTCTTGACCGTTTACGAAACCTCGCAAAGTTTGTCGGCGGCACAAACGAGTTACGCCAAAGTATTTGGCATCGATCCAAAGCAAGTTCG
It encodes:
- a CDS encoding sulfatase — protein: MTLLRILVAVPVIALTLLTAVRSDAKDAAEPKRPNVLFILTDDQRYDALSCMGHPHLKTPNIDRLADEGLLFKNHFCTTSLCSPSRASILSGLYAHTHGVTNNFTEYPSDMTSFPLRLQDTGYETAYVGKWHMGEGNDMPRPGFDHFVTHKGQGSYFDTEFNFNGNDRRVVKGYYTTVVTDMALDWIGDRDSDKPWLMMVGHKAPHSFYFPEEKYQKTFDDVDVQYPKSAFNLSDKPAWFQKRLDTWHGIYGPLFDWRKQFPDKSPEAVKDFARMVRAYWGTLLSVDDSVGRLYQFLEERGELDNTLVIFTSDNGLLEGEHGMVDKRTGHEPSIRIPLVVRYPGLTKQPRVIPQLTATIDFAPTILDICHAEPLEKVHGASWKRLAQGDTSDWRTSLYYEYNYESQFPYTPNVRALRTDRWKYIRYPHGDGSPDRHMAELYDLSVDPEEDTNLINVAEYAGTVKRLRAELDRLIAASGDGEPDSMPIDEGIQSGLPEESIR
- a CDS encoding DUF1501 domain-containing protein encodes the protein MFHYDPMPVLSRRDALRKMGAGFGSMALASVVAQAEAASGSAVSASPLSPKLPHFAPKAKHVIQLFMPGGPSQVDTFDYKPQLAKFAGQRPAMVDRKSLRNTKMGLMPSPYSFKQYGQCGKHVSEIFPHVAECVDDICFIHSMHTDIPEHAGAMMMMNAGHLQPSRPSMGSWLVYGLGTENQDLPGFVAMSPRAQPRNKLANWGNAFLPGAYTGTYVNIHEMQPDRILDDLKNGWLPKAGQRQQADLLTRLNQIDLERQRQDQQLEASIQTMEMAFRMQFAVPDAFDTSQESKQTLEMYGDSEYAKGCLLARRLIERGVRTVQLSHSIDGYDIAWDTGHGNIVDGHRKLAVACDQGIAALIKDLKQRGLFEETLLIWGGEFGRAPTSEGQKGRDHDHYGFTTWMAGGGVKGGISYGSTDEFGLTAIEDRVHVHDLHATVLHLMGLDHERLTYRYSGRDYRLTDVHGKVVKDIIA
- a CDS encoding PSD1 and planctomycete cytochrome C domain-containing protein, whose product is MRFLPSILALLHGLLFSGLSLVVPLDAAEIVDGPPSFAPEQIEFFETQIRPLLVQHCFDCHSTDALEVEAGLYVDSREAILRGGESGAAVVPGKPSESLLIQSVNYEASEMPPDRKLDQRQIDALTRWVEMGAPWPQVTSSPGVPIATGTDWSSFDWDSARQSHWAWQPVQRPEIPAVDPSLVVNPIDNFVVARRAAAGLDAVAIAEPEILVRRIYIDLIGVPPTPEQVQSFVASSAMDRQDAVESLVDELLASPMYGQRWSRHWLDVARYSDGQGGFLDNKPLDAAWRYRDWVVDALNQDMPINEFIRLQIAGDQNGDYSEAIATGFFALGPTYRSDGGDPDSVAQAKGETLDDRIDTLTRGLLGITGACARCHDHKFDPIPQQDYYSLAGVFNNTAVRDMPLASGDVVKRFDAHQRKVNELQKQLNQLNKKIEDDKRDATSEEQSQLDEWQAELTDLKQNAPPGYEIAHTLHDTGDGDMKVALRGNLRRTGDVAPRRFLRLLSGKEQDRFTSGSGRAGLADAIVDPENPLTVRVFVNRVWMHHFGAGLVRTPSNFGTLGESPTHPELLDWMASEFISGGWSLKSLHRQIMTSATYQLSSRFDEQSFVADGDNRLLWRMSPRRMDVEAWRDSLLAVTGELDTSLGGPSIADVTQNKRRTLYAKVSRNGDVFESDRFLRRFDFPLMRATVAQRPSSIVPQQYLFLMNSRFMVERAKSLVALLATASESDAARIEHAYDLLYCRSPEPMELRLGLQFLSSPEDANPLSRWDRYAQVLLSSNEFMFVR
- a CDS encoding aldose 1-epimerase family protein, with the protein product MFYRFHFLLAVIACSGVATVGLAQDNSGGDHVIVLTDTETNTRTESLRITSKDFADVLPQNSPAWSVEKTTLHGGKQEGCELVTIDNGVLEIVVVPTRGMSVLRVTKKANSNEPDSTAARFGWDSPVKEVIHPQYINLESRGGLGWLEGFNEWMVRCGLEYAGHPGKDVFTNNVGDKVEMDLTLHGKIGNIPASKVTVTVDREAPHRIRLQGIVNERMFYGPKLELITEISVVPGEPSLRITDTLVNHGADEQEFQLIYHTNFGTPLLEKNARTVVAAEKVEPMNENAAKSIDQYASYQAPTKGFIEEVYLVYPIADASGRTQTMLVNAAGDQAASVAWNTSQLPYLTIWKNTAAEADGYVTGIEPGTGFPFNRNIERHFGRVPKLAPGQSRRFELEYGFHSGAEAVNKMEAEIRTLQTASVVLEEKSPTLPSP
- a CDS encoding (2Fe-2S)-binding protein translates to MPDRTEVKRREFLKNVGVASATSVVLSEANAAVAAETTTDVDVTANRPTVTIQFKLNGKSKKVTIDARTTLVDLLREDLQHFGTKKGCDHGACGACTVHINGRRVLSCLTLAATVDQTEIKTIEGVASGENLHPMQQAFLRCDAYQCGYCTPGQIMSGIACVDEGHATGSSEETREWMSGNLCRCSAYPNILAAVRQVAGSEPESDPASGVVVISDASSSDSSTSKEQS
- a CDS encoding xanthine dehydrogenase family protein subunit M, which gives rise to MIPFQFERPASIAEAGRQLQAEGTMLLGGGTTLLDLMKLNVLTPSRLSFVKPLLDDSVSVQQSKLVIGAGCTMSQLADDEAVKDSLAAVRQSLILAASPQIRNMATLGGNLLQRTRCTYFRHPDMPLNPEGDAELKFDTPGVETSMMAVLGNNGRLVGVYPGDFAVTLVAFAGQVRVTGREGDRTIDARSFYHLPNKTEFQYSTALDRGEVITAIELPISATLRNSIYLKVRERSSYAFALASASVGIELDGDGSSATIKTANVGLGGLGSIPWHSPEAENALIGQPATDNTFERAADAALANANPPPGTQYKVRLAKRTLVRALKILRDHGPLNDQELWAMQHGRGVQ